In one window of Thermus aquaticus DNA:
- the alaS gene encoding alanine--tRNA ligase produces MRTAEIREKYLSFFESKGHLRLPSFSLIPENDPSLLFTSAGMAPLKPYFLGAKPIFGGREWRRITTCQKCLRVGDIENVGRTGRHNTFFEMLGNFSFGDYFKKEAILWAWEFLTEHLKLDPECLWVTVYEDDDEAYAIWRDLVGVPEEKIGRFGEDENYWPGGAITHGPNGPSGPCSEIFYDRGPAFGTPDETGPNTGSGDRFVEIWNLVFTQYDRQGPIPGPGILKPLPQKNIDTGMGLYRVAAILQDVEDFYRTDTFYPIIERVALLSGRPYLGKESVSHRVIADHVRAVVAALADGVTFSNTGRGYVIRRLLRRALRHGYLLGLAEPFLHRLAPVVAELLGDFYPEMRENLQAVEKQIRLEEERFLETLEGGLRRLDALLSGLKPGEVLPGQEAFRLYDTYGFPLDLTVEIAAERGYGVDTEGFKRAMEEQQERSRAAMAFEREIFKRSAQVLEELYAERGATEFLGYGTLEAEAQVLALLAGDESLPEAGPGTEVQVVLDRTPFYAEGGGQIGDFGLLEWPGGRARVETTLKTERGIFLHRARVEEGVLRVGERVRAVVDPRRRDTERNHTATHLLHAALRAVLGPHVRQAGSLVAPDRLRFDFTHPEPLKGEELERIELLVNRWIMADFPVTWRYLPLEEAKKEGAMALFGEKYGEVVRVVRVEGSPVPGLESKELCGGTHVRRTGEIGAFLIRSEEAVSAGVRRIEAVTGEGAIRFARGALSRLKALAERLEVGEAALEERLEKLLAELKAREKEVESLKARLVQAALGGGGVALEEKGGLRWAALELPGLDMAALRQAADDLVNRGADVALVLSGGQAVLKLSKGAQERGLEAGSLFQALTQRAGGRGGGKGALAQGGGLDPERAKAALPGLLP; encoded by the coding sequence ATGCGCACGGCGGAGATCCGCGAGAAGTACCTTTCCTTCTTTGAGAGCAAGGGCCACCTGCGCCTGCCCTCCTTTAGCCTCATCCCCGAGAACGACCCTTCCCTCCTCTTTACCTCGGCGGGCATGGCCCCCTTAAAGCCCTACTTCCTGGGGGCCAAGCCCATCTTCGGGGGCCGGGAGTGGCGCAGGATCACCACCTGCCAGAAGTGCCTCCGGGTGGGGGACATTGAGAACGTGGGCCGCACGGGGCGCCACAACACCTTCTTTGAGATGCTGGGCAACTTCTCCTTTGGGGACTACTTCAAGAAGGAGGCCATCCTCTGGGCCTGGGAATTTTTGACCGAGCACCTCAAGCTGGACCCCGAGTGCCTCTGGGTCACGGTCTACGAGGACGACGACGAGGCCTACGCCATCTGGCGGGACCTGGTGGGGGTGCCCGAGGAGAAGATCGGCCGCTTCGGCGAGGACGAGAACTACTGGCCGGGCGGGGCCATCACCCACGGGCCCAACGGGCCTAGTGGCCCTTGCTCGGAGATCTTCTACGACCGTGGGCCCGCCTTCGGCACCCCCGACGAGACCGGCCCCAACACCGGGAGCGGGGACCGGTTCGTGGAGATCTGGAACCTGGTCTTCACCCAGTACGACCGCCAGGGGCCCATCCCCGGCCCCGGGATCCTGAAGCCCCTGCCCCAGAAGAACATTGACACCGGCATGGGCCTTTACCGGGTGGCCGCCATCCTCCAGGACGTGGAGGACTTCTACCGCACGGACACCTTCTACCCCATCATTGAGCGGGTAGCCCTCTTGAGCGGCAGGCCTTACCTGGGCAAGGAGAGCGTGAGCCACCGGGTGATCGCCGACCACGTCCGGGCGGTGGTGGCGGCCTTAGCGGACGGGGTTACCTTCTCCAACACCGGGAGGGGGTACGTGATCCGCCGCCTCCTGAGGCGGGCTTTGCGCCACGGCTACCTCCTGGGCCTCGCCGAGCCCTTCCTCCACCGGCTGGCCCCGGTGGTGGCGGAGCTCCTTGGGGACTTCTACCCGGAGATGCGGGAGAACCTACAGGCGGTGGAGAAGCAGATCCGCCTCGAGGAGGAGCGCTTCCTGGAGACCCTGGAGGGGGGCCTGAGGCGGCTTGACGCCCTCCTCTCCGGCCTGAAGCCCGGGGAGGTCCTCCCGGGGCAGGAGGCCTTCCGCCTCTACGACACCTACGGCTTCCCCCTGGACCTCACGGTGGAGATCGCCGCCGAGAGGGGCTATGGCGTGGACACCGAGGGCTTTAAGCGGGCCATGGAGGAGCAACAGGAGCGCTCTCGGGCGGCCATGGCCTTTGAGCGGGAGATCTTCAAGCGAAGCGCCCAGGTCCTGGAGGAGCTCTACGCCGAGCGGGGGGCCACCGAGTTTCTGGGCTACGGCACCCTCGAGGCCGAGGCCCAGGTCCTGGCCCTTCTGGCGGGGGACGAGAGCCTCCCCGAGGCCGGCCCCGGCACCGAGGTCCAGGTGGTCCTGGACCGGACCCCCTTCTACGCCGAAGGGGGCGGGCAGATCGGGGACTTCGGCCTTCTGGAGTGGCCCGGGGGCCGGGCCCGGGTGGAGACCACCCTGAAGACCGAGCGGGGCATCTTCCTCCACCGGGCGCGGGTGGAGGAGGGGGTGCTTAGGGTGGGGGAGAGGGTGAGGGCGGTGGTGGACCCCAGGCGCCGGGACACCGAGCGGAACCACACCGCCACCCACCTCCTCCACGCCGCCCTGAGGGCCGTTCTGGGCCCCCACGTGCGCCAGGCGGGGAGCCTGGTGGCCCCGGACCGCCTGCGCTTTGACTTCACCCACCCCGAGCCCCTCAAAGGGGAGGAGCTTGAGCGCATAGAGCTTCTGGTGAACCGCTGGATCATGGCGGACTTCCCCGTCACCTGGCGCTACCTGCCCCTGGAGGAGGCCAAGAAGGAGGGGGCCATGGCCCTCTTCGGCGAGAAGTACGGGGAGGTGGTGCGGGTGGTGCGGGTGGAGGGGAGCCCCGTGCCGGGCCTCGAGTCCAAGGAGCTCTGCGGGGGCACCCACGTGCGGAGGACCGGGGAGATCGGGGCCTTCCTCATAAGAAGCGAGGAGGCGGTCTCCGCCGGGGTGCGCCGCATAGAGGCCGTCACCGGGGAAGGGGCCATCCGCTTCGCCCGGGGGGCGCTCTCCCGCCTGAAGGCCCTGGCGGAAAGGCTGGAGGTGGGGGAGGCCGCCTTGGAGGAGCGCCTGGAGAAGCTTCTCGCCGAGCTCAAGGCCCGGGAGAAGGAGGTGGAAAGCCTCAAGGCCCGGCTGGTCCAGGCCGCTTTGGGTGGGGGCGGGGTCGCCCTGGAGGAGAAGGGAGGGCTCAGGTGGGCCGCTTTGGAGCTTCCCGGCCTGGACATGGCCGCGCTTCGCCAGGCCGCCGACGACCTGGTGAACCGGGGGGCCGACGTGGCCCTGGTCCTCTCCGGGGGGCAGGCGGTTCTGAAGCTCTCCAAAGGGGCCCAGGAGCGGGGCCTCGAGGCGGGAAGCCTCTTCCAGGCCCTCACCCAGCGGGCCGGGGGGCGGGGCGGGGGCAAGGGGGCCCTGGCCCAGGGCGGGGGCCTGGACCCCGAGCGGGCCAAGGCGGCCCTGCCCGGGCTCCTCCCGTAG
- a CDS encoding ABC transporter ATP-binding protein yields MLRAENLTKRYRQGDKEVVALEGFTYAFPKGATAVVGPSGSGKTTLLNLLAGFDLPTEGGVFLDETPLHRLSEDERAGVRLRHMGFVFQQWNLIPTLTALENVAFPLLLSGWPRGKRLKRAAELLEQVGLAHRLHHLPHRLSGGEQQRVALARALALDPGILFADEPTGNLDAESREQVAALLFAQGKARTLILVTHDLELAQRAERILYLKGGRLLREEILEVPQGQHL; encoded by the coding sequence ATGCTAAGGGCCGAGAACCTCACCAAGCGCTACCGGCAGGGAGATAAGGAGGTGGTGGCCCTGGAGGGCTTCACCTACGCCTTCCCCAAGGGGGCCACGGCGGTGGTGGGGCCTTCGGGAAGCGGAAAGACCACCCTTTTAAACCTCCTCGCCGGCTTTGACCTGCCCACGGAGGGCGGGGTCTTCCTGGACGAAACCCCCCTCCACCGCCTCTCCGAGGACGAGCGGGCGGGGGTGCGCCTCAGGCACATGGGCTTCGTTTTCCAGCAGTGGAACCTGATCCCCACCCTCACCGCCCTGGAGAACGTGGCCTTTCCCCTCCTCCTCTCGGGCTGGCCCCGGGGGAAGCGCCTGAAGCGGGCAGCGGAGCTTTTGGAACAGGTGGGCCTGGCCCACCGCCTCCACCACCTGCCCCACCGCCTCTCGGGCGGGGAGCAGCAAAGGGTGGCCCTGGCCCGGGCCCTGGCCCTGGACCCCGGGATCCTCTTCGCCGACGAGCCCACGGGCAACCTGGACGCCGAGAGCCGGGAGCAGGTAGCCGCCCTCCTCTTCGCCCAGGGGAAGGCCCGCACCCTGATCCTGGTCACCCACGACCTGGAGCTGGCGCAAAGGGCGGAGCGGATCCTCTACCTCAAGGGGGGCAGGCTCCTGCGGGAGGAGATCCTAGAGGTTCCTCAGGGCCAGCACCTCTAG
- the sufC gene encoding Fe-S cluster assembly ATPase SufC: MNQLEIRDLWASIDGEMILKGVNLVVPKGQVHALMGPNGAGKSTLGKILAGDPEYQVEKGDILLDGESILDLSPDERARRGLFLAFQYPVEVPGVTMANFLRLALQARLGREVGVAEFWTKVKKALELLDWDEGYLSRYLNEGFSGGEKKRNEILQLLVLEPTYAILDETDSGLDIDALKVVARGVNAMRGPGFGALVITHYQRLLNYIVPDRVHVMMDGRVVAEGGPELALELEARGYEWLREKVKEGA; encoded by the coding sequence ATGAACCAGCTGGAAATCCGCGACCTCTGGGCATCCATTGACGGCGAGATGATCCTGAAGGGGGTGAACCTGGTGGTGCCCAAGGGCCAGGTCCACGCCCTCATGGGCCCCAACGGGGCCGGCAAGAGCACCCTGGGCAAGATCCTGGCCGGGGACCCGGAGTACCAGGTGGAAAAGGGGGACATCCTCCTGGACGGGGAGAGCATCCTGGACCTCTCCCCCGACGAGCGCGCCAGGAGGGGCCTCTTCCTGGCCTTCCAGTACCCGGTGGAGGTCCCCGGGGTCACCATGGCCAACTTCCTCCGCCTGGCCCTCCAGGCCCGCCTGGGCCGGGAGGTGGGGGTGGCGGAGTTCTGGACCAAGGTCAAGAAGGCCCTGGAGCTTCTGGACTGGGACGAGGGCTACCTCTCCCGCTACCTCAACGAGGGCTTCTCCGGCGGGGAGAAGAAGCGGAACGAGATCCTCCAGCTTCTGGTCCTGGAGCCCACCTACGCCATCCTGGACGAGACCGACTCCGGCCTGGACATTGACGCCCTGAAGGTGGTGGCCCGGGGGGTGAACGCCATGCGGGGACCGGGCTTTGGCGCCCTGGTCATCACCCACTACCAGCGGCTTCTCAACTACATCGTCCCCGACCGGGTACACGTGATGATGGACGGGCGCGTGGTGGCCGAGGGCGGCCCCGAGCTGGCCCTGGAGCTGGAGGCCAGGGGTTACGAGTGGCTTAGGGAGAAGGTCAAGGAGGGGGCATGA
- the aceA gene encoding isocitrate lyase, translating into MEPLSVLTPEMRQEAEALRREWAENPRWKGVKRDYRPEDVVRLRPSVMVEHTLAKRGAEKLWRLLHERPYVHTFGAYTGAMAVQMVRAGLEAIYLSGWQVAADANLAWQTYPDQSLYPYNSVPQIVKRINNALMRADMIERSEGKVSRDWYVPIVADAEAGFGGALNVFELTKAMIEAGAAGIHYEDQLASEKKCGHLGGKVLVPTAQHIRTLQAARLAADVMGVPTVIIARTDAEAATLITSDIDERDRPFIVPGERTPEGFYRFRNGIEAGIARALAYAPYADVLWMETSKPDLEEARKFAEAVKREFPDKLLAYNLSPSFNWKKFLDDETIAKFNRELGEMGYKFQFITLAGWHTLNYYIWELAKGYKARGMPAFVELQQKEFLAQAQGFTAVKHQREVGAGYFDEVVLALTQGEASTLALKGSTEEAQFTEEPAH; encoded by the coding sequence ATGGAACCCTTAAGCGTGCTGACCCCCGAGATGCGGCAGGAGGCCGAGGCCCTGAGACGGGAGTGGGCGGAAAACCCCCGCTGGAAAGGCGTGAAGCGGGACTACCGGCCCGAGGACGTGGTGCGCCTCAGGCCCAGCGTCATGGTGGAGCACACCCTGGCCAAGCGAGGGGCGGAGAAGCTCTGGCGGCTCCTCCACGAGCGCCCCTACGTGCACACTTTCGGGGCCTACACCGGGGCCATGGCGGTGCAGATGGTGCGGGCCGGGCTGGAAGCCATCTACCTCTCCGGCTGGCAGGTGGCCGCCGACGCCAACCTGGCCTGGCAGACCTACCCCGACCAGTCCCTCTACCCTTACAACTCCGTGCCCCAGATCGTGAAGCGCATCAACAACGCCCTCATGCGGGCCGACATGATTGAGCGCTCCGAGGGCAAGGTGTCCCGGGACTGGTACGTGCCCATCGTGGCCGACGCCGAGGCGGGCTTCGGCGGGGCCCTGAACGTCTTTGAGCTCACCAAGGCCATGATTGAGGCCGGGGCCGCCGGCATCCACTACGAGGACCAGCTGGCCTCGGAGAAGAAGTGCGGCCACCTGGGGGGGAAGGTGCTGGTGCCCACCGCCCAGCACATCCGCACCCTGCAGGCGGCCAGGCTCGCGGCGGACGTGATGGGCGTGCCCACGGTCATCATCGCCCGCACCGATGCCGAGGCCGCCACCCTCATCACCAGCGACATAGACGAGCGCGATAGGCCCTTCATCGTCCCTGGCGAGCGCACCCCCGAGGGCTTCTACCGGTTCAGGAACGGGATTGAGGCGGGGATCGCCCGGGCCTTGGCCTACGCCCCCTACGCCGACGTCCTCTGGATGGAAACCTCCAAGCCCGACCTCGAGGAGGCCCGAAAGTTCGCCGAAGCGGTCAAGCGGGAGTTCCCCGACAAGCTCCTCGCCTACAACCTCTCCCCTTCCTTCAACTGGAAGAAGTTCCTGGACGACGAGACCATCGCCAAGTTCAACCGGGAGCTGGGGGAGATGGGCTACAAGTTCCAGTTCATCACCCTGGCGGGCTGGCACACCCTCAACTACTACATCTGGGAGCTGGCCAAGGGCTACAAGGCCCGGGGCATGCCCGCCTTCGTGGAGCTCCAGCAGAAGGAGTTCCTGGCCCAGGCCCAGGGCTTCACCGCCGTGAAGCACCAGCGGGAGGTGGGGGCCGGCTACTTTGACGAGGTGGTCCTGGCCCTCACCCAGGGCGAGGCCTCCACCCTGGCCCTCAAGGGCTCCACGGAGGAGGCCCAGTTCACCGAGGAGCCCGCCCACTGA
- the ruvX gene encoding Holliday junction resolvase RuvX: protein MRLGALDVGEARIGLAVGEEGLPFAFGRGYLVRRSLEEDVEALLDFVRREGLAKLIVGLPLRTDLKESAQAKRVLPLVEALRARGVEVELWDERYTTKAAMARLRHAPRRVREDKGKLDEMSAVVLLEGYLARGV from the coding sequence ATGCGGCTGGGCGCCCTTGACGTGGGGGAGGCCAGGATCGGCCTGGCCGTGGGGGAGGAGGGCCTGCCCTTCGCCTTCGGCCGGGGGTACCTGGTGCGCCGGAGCCTGGAGGAGGACGTGGAGGCCCTTCTGGACTTCGTGCGCCGGGAGGGCCTCGCCAAGCTCATCGTGGGCCTTCCCCTCCGCACCGATCTCAAGGAGAGCGCCCAGGCTAAGAGGGTCCTCCCCCTGGTGGAGGCCCTGAGGGCCCGGGGGGTGGAGGTGGAGCTTTGGGACGAGCGCTACACCACCAAGGCGGCCATGGCCCGGCTCCGCCACGCCCCCAGGCGGGTGCGGGAGGATAAGGGGAAGCTGGACGAGATGAGCGCCGTGGTCCTTCTGGAGGGGTACCTTGCCCGAGGGGTCTAG
- a CDS encoding NIPSNAP family protein: MKVQMRRYTLKEGAREAFQEVFLKTIVPLRQALGFQVLGAYWLSEREFLWFVAHERFEEAEKAYYEHPERQKVRPQEFLEAMDTRFVERLL, translated from the coding sequence ATGAAGGTCCAGATGCGCCGCTACACCCTGAAGGAGGGGGCCAGGGAGGCCTTTCAGGAGGTCTTCCTAAAGACCATCGTCCCCCTGCGCCAGGCCCTGGGCTTCCAAGTCCTCGGGGCCTACTGGCTCTCGGAGCGGGAGTTCCTCTGGTTCGTGGCCCACGAGCGCTTTGAGGAGGCGGAGAAGGCCTACTACGAGCATCCTGAACGGCAAAAGGTGAGGCCCCAGGAGTTCCTGGAGGCGATGGACACCCGCTTCGTGGAACGCCTCCTGTAG
- a CDS encoding IS5 family transposase (programmed frameshift), whose translation MPLRRCYPSDLTDEEWGLLEPLIPAPKPGGRPAKVSRREIMNAILYVLKNGIPWRAMPHDLPHWSTVYHYFRQWQKEGVWEKAVQALVRRDREREGRPASPSALVMDSQSVVTSEARTLQTTEKGGPRGNDGAKKVKGRKRQILTDTGGRLLKVFVHPANEHDKWGGRALLAGMDLSLWPRVRKLFVDWGYRGLKETASSLGLELEVVARPYAGVRGVWVREGAEVPEIPRERGFKPLPKRWVVERTFAWLGRNRRLAKDYEENPRVSEAWVYLGMLRLLVKRLARAA comes from the exons GTGCCTCTTAGACGATGTTACCCCAGCGACCTAACCGACGAGGAGTGGGGCCTCCTGGAGCCCCTCATCCCCGCCCCCAAGCCCGGCGGCCGGCCCGCCAAGGTGTCCAGAAGAGAGATCATGAACGCCATCCTTTACGTCCTGAAGAACGGCATTCCCTGGCGAGCCATGCCCCATGACCTGCCCCACTGGTCCACCGTCTACCACTACTTTCGCCAGTGGCAGAAGGAGGGGGTGTGGGAGAAAGCGGTGCAAGCCCTGGTCCGCCGGGACCGGGAGCGAGAAGGGAGACCCGCTTCCCCCAGCGCCCTGGTCATGGACAGTCAGTCGGTGGTCACGAGCGAAGCTCGTACCTTGCAAACGACGGAAAAAGGGGGCC CCCGGGGAAACGATGGGGCGAAAAAGGTCAAAGGGAGAAAGCGCCAGATCCTAACGGACACGGGGGGCCGCCTCCTGAAGGTCTTTGTCCACCCGGCCAATGAGCATGACAAGTGGGGTGGGCGGGCCTTGCTGGCGGGGATGGACCTCTCCTTGTGGCCACGGGTGCGGAAGCTTTTCGTGGACTGGGGGTACCGGGGCCTCAAGGAGACGGCTTCTTCCCTGGGTTTGGAGCTGGAGGTGGTGGCCCGTCCCTACGCGGGGGTACGGGGGGTCTGGGTGCGGGAGGGGGCGGAGGTGCCGGAGATTCCGCGGGAGCGTGGGTTCAAGCCTTTACCTAAGAGGTGGGTGGTGGAGAGGACCTTTGCCTGGCTGGGGCGGAACCGGCGTCTTGCCAAGGACTATGAGGAGAACCCTCGGGTAAGCGAGGCCTGGGTCTATCTGGGCATGCTACGATTGTTGGTGAAGCGGCTAGCCAGGGCCGCGTAA
- a CDS encoding ABC transporter permease, producing the protein MEVFALVLRNLMARPVRSLLTLLGVLVATSSMVLFLSFGEGLRRALFQELSRVGPAIQVVPEGTEGFGFSPSPEITPETFQALSQAGKALGVRAVIPTLLLTRGGFDPNTSFFFQGLPPGVAPDLLYPGVKAREGRLLPSEKGAVVGGRIAKRNGLSLGSSLRLSPKVTLKVEGILEEAGGLADNLIFVPLPVLQEVLGTRNFSAVLVALNPGQKAEEVARALERAVPGVKAQTTSEVMRFAERALRISDLVRFGISLVALTVGGLLVANTVMMSVYERIREFGVMRALGARRGFIFRLVLLEALLLALMGGLLGLGVGSLASSAINLYTLDQVGLALSAVTARLSLFALGIALLLGLTAGLLPAYNASRIPVVEALGRV; encoded by the coding sequence GTGGAGGTCTTTGCCCTCGTCCTGCGCAACCTCATGGCCCGCCCCGTGCGGAGCCTCCTCACCCTCCTGGGGGTCCTGGTGGCCACCAGCAGCATGGTCCTCTTCCTTTCCTTCGGCGAGGGCCTGAGGCGGGCCCTTTTTCAGGAGCTTTCCCGGGTGGGCCCCGCCATCCAGGTGGTGCCCGAGGGCACGGAAGGCTTCGGCTTCTCCCCTTCGCCGGAGATCACCCCGGAGACCTTCCAGGCCCTTTCCCAGGCGGGGAAGGCCCTGGGGGTGCGGGCGGTCATCCCCACGCTCCTTCTCACCCGGGGGGGCTTTGACCCCAACACCAGCTTCTTCTTCCAGGGCCTGCCCCCGGGCGTGGCCCCGGACCTCCTCTACCCGGGGGTGAAGGCTAGGGAAGGCCGGCTTCTCCCCTCGGAGAAGGGGGCGGTGGTGGGCGGCAGGATCGCCAAGCGGAACGGGCTTTCCCTGGGAAGCTCCCTGCGGCTTTCCCCCAAGGTTACCCTGAAGGTGGAGGGCATCCTGGAAGAGGCCGGGGGCCTGGCCGACAACCTCATCTTCGTCCCCCTTCCCGTGTTGCAGGAGGTCCTGGGCACCAGGAACTTCAGCGCGGTTCTGGTAGCCCTGAACCCGGGGCAGAAGGCGGAGGAGGTGGCCCGGGCCCTGGAAAGGGCGGTACCCGGAGTGAAGGCCCAGACCACGAGCGAGGTCATGCGCTTCGCCGAGCGGGCCTTGCGCATCAGCGACCTGGTGCGCTTCGGCATCAGCCTGGTGGCCCTCACCGTGGGCGGCCTCCTGGTGGCCAACACCGTGATGATGTCCGTCTACGAGCGCATCCGTGAGTTTGGCGTCATGCGGGCTCTGGGGGCTAGGCGGGGCTTCATCTTCCGCCTGGTGCTCCTCGAGGCCCTCCTCCTGGCCCTCATGGGGGGCCTTCTGGGCCTTGGGGTGGGGAGCCTGGCCTCCTCGGCCATCAACCTCTACACCCTGGACCAGGTGGGCCTGGCCCTTTCCGCCGTCACCGCAAGGCTTTCCCTCTTCGCCCTGGGCATAGCCCTCCTCCTGGGCCTCACGGCGGGCCTCCTTCCCGCCTACAACGCGAGCCGCATCCCCGTGGTGGAAGCTTTGGGGAGGGTGTGA
- the sufB gene encoding Fe-S cluster assembly protein SufB, whose product MSEVDLRTLGEEYKYGFVDEVKPVFVAERGLSRRVIEAISYHKGEPEWMLKFRLRALEIFQKKPMPTWGPDLSGLDLDNLVYYVKPAEVRDARSWEEVPEEIRKTYERLGIPEAERKVLAGVGAQYDSEMVYHRVREELERQGVIFVAIEEGMKKYEDLFREYFAKVVPPEDNKFAALNSAAWSGGSFVYVPPGVKVELPLQAYFRVNTPEFGQFERTLIIVDEGAEVHYIEGCTAPMYSTESLHTGVIEIVVKRGAKSRYTTIQNWSTNMYNLVTQRALVYGDAYHEWLDGNLGSKVTMKYPSSYLLEPGARTEILSIAFAKTGQHQDTGAKIVMAAPHTSGTIVSKSISKGEGRASYRGLVKVMEGARHAKANVECDALLIDPESRTDTYPYIEIEEETAHVGHEATVSKINDEQIFYLQTRGLKEDEAAALIVRGFIEPIAKELPLEYAVELNRLIELEMEGSVG is encoded by the coding sequence ATGAGCGAGGTAGATCTCCGGACGCTGGGAGAGGAGTACAAATACGGCTTTGTGGACGAGGTCAAGCCGGTCTTCGTGGCCGAGCGGGGCCTCTCCAGGCGGGTCATTGAGGCCATCAGCTACCACAAGGGCGAGCCCGAGTGGATGCTGAAGTTCCGCCTTAGGGCCCTAGAGATCTTCCAGAAGAAGCCCATGCCCACCTGGGGCCCCGACCTCTCGGGCCTGGACCTGGACAACCTGGTCTACTACGTGAAGCCCGCCGAGGTGCGGGACGCCAGGAGCTGGGAGGAGGTCCCCGAAGAGATCCGGAAGACCTACGAGCGCTTGGGCATCCCCGAGGCGGAGCGGAAGGTCCTGGCCGGGGTGGGGGCCCAGTACGACTCGGAGATGGTCTACCACCGGGTCAGGGAGGAGCTGGAGCGGCAGGGGGTCATCTTCGTGGCCATTGAGGAGGGGATGAAGAAGTACGAGGACCTCTTCCGGGAGTACTTCGCCAAGGTGGTCCCCCCCGAGGACAACAAGTTCGCCGCCCTGAACTCCGCCGCCTGGTCCGGGGGCTCCTTCGTCTACGTGCCCCCGGGGGTCAAGGTGGAGCTCCCCCTGCAGGCCTACTTCCGGGTCAACACCCCGGAGTTCGGCCAGTTTGAGCGCACCCTCATCATCGTGGACGAGGGGGCCGAGGTGCACTACATTGAGGGGTGCACCGCCCCCATGTACTCCACGGAAAGCCTCCACACCGGGGTCATTGAGATCGTGGTGAAGCGGGGGGCCAAGAGCCGCTACACCACCATCCAGAACTGGTCCACCAACATGTACAACCTGGTGACCCAGCGGGCCTTGGTCTACGGGGACGCCTACCACGAGTGGCTGGACGGCAACCTGGGCTCCAAGGTCACCATGAAGTACCCCTCCAGCTACCTCCTGGAGCCCGGGGCCCGCACAGAGATCCTCTCCATCGCCTTCGCCAAGACGGGCCAGCACCAGGACACCGGGGCCAAGATCGTCATGGCCGCCCCCCACACCTCGGGGACCATCGTCTCCAAGAGCATCTCCAAAGGGGAGGGGCGGGCGAGCTATAGGGGCCTGGTGAAGGTCATGGAGGGGGCGCGCCACGCCAAGGCCAACGTGGAGTGCGACGCCCTCCTCATTGACCCGGAAAGCCGCACCGACACCTATCCCTACATTGAGATTGAGGAGGAGACCGCCCACGTGGGCCACGAGGCCACGGTCTCCAAGATCAACGACGAGCAGATCTTCTACCTCCAGACTCGAGGCCT
- the mltG gene encoding endolytic transglycosylase MltG encodes MPEGSRTWLWRGVLALFVTFALLLLYALWLMGPTGKEAMVRIPRGARGVEAARVLEEAGLVRSGPLFAAYLRFSGRERRLVPGVYRLQGDGAFRLARALTGGEKPLTVTLTFPEGQRAVDYAERLSQAGLDGEGFLRLAQDPGALKPPYVEAKGLEGYLFPATYTFDLLATPEEVVRAMLRRFEAELTPPVRRLLEERHLSVHAWVTLASIVQVEAGSEAEMPKIAGVFLNRLERGMPLQADPTVAYALGKSLPELSRRAGDFAVDSPYNTYRYRGLPPGPIANPGRAALLAVLNPVRTDEKGRPYLYFFHAKGRLFLNADFEGHLKELARHRYSSP; translated from the coding sequence TTGCCCGAGGGGTCTAGAACCTGGCTCTGGCGGGGGGTCCTGGCCCTCTTCGTCACCTTCGCCCTCCTCCTCCTCTACGCCCTCTGGCTCATGGGCCCCACGGGGAAGGAGGCCATGGTGCGCATCCCCCGGGGGGCCAGGGGGGTGGAGGCGGCCCGGGTCCTGGAGGAGGCGGGGCTTGTGCGCTCGGGACCCCTCTTCGCCGCCTACCTGCGCTTTTCCGGCCGGGAGCGGCGCCTCGTTCCCGGGGTCTACCGCCTCCAGGGGGACGGGGCCTTCCGCCTGGCCCGGGCCCTCACCGGGGGGGAGAAGCCCCTCACCGTGACCCTCACCTTCCCCGAGGGGCAGCGGGCGGTGGACTACGCCGAGAGGCTCTCCCAGGCGGGGCTGGACGGGGAAGGGTTTTTGCGCCTGGCCCAGGACCCCGGCGCCCTGAAGCCCCCCTACGTGGAGGCGAAGGGCCTCGAGGGCTACCTCTTCCCCGCCACCTACACCTTTGACCTCCTGGCCACCCCCGAGGAGGTGGTGCGGGCCATGCTGCGCCGCTTTGAGGCCGAGCTCACCCCCCCGGTGAGGCGGCTCCTAGAGGAGCGGCACCTGTCGGTCCACGCCTGGGTCACCCTGGCCTCCATCGTCCAGGTGGAGGCGGGGAGCGAGGCGGAGATGCCCAAGATCGCCGGGGTCTTCCTGAACCGCCTGGAGCGGGGCATGCCCCTCCAGGCCGACCCCACCGTGGCCTACGCCCTGGGCAAGAGCCTTCCCGAGCTTTCCCGAAGGGCGGGGGACTTCGCCGTGGACTCCCCCTACAACACCTACCGCTACCGGGGCCTGCCCCCGGGGCCCATCGCCAACCCCGGGCGGGCCGCATTGCTGGCGGTGCTGAACCCCGTGCGCACCGACGAAAAGGGGCGGCCCTACCTCTACTTCTTCCACGCCAAGGGCAGGCTTTTCCTGAACGCCGACTTTGAGGGGCACCTGAAGGAGTTGGCCCGCCACCGCTACTCCTCCCCGTGA